From a single Planctellipticum variicoloris genomic region:
- a CDS encoding NIPSNAP family protein yields MRKHWLGGILLAGLAAAVGWGAGYAHADAQQKAMVYELRTYTTVDGRLDALNARFRDYTVKLFEKHGMKNVIYLTPIDKPNTLVYLLAHKSKEAASESFKAFRADAEWNAAREASEKDGKIVEKVESVFLNPTDYSPMK; encoded by the coding sequence ATGCGCAAGCACTGGCTGGGGGGGATTCTGTTGGCGGGTCTGGCGGCTGCGGTCGGCTGGGGAGCCGGCTACGCACACGCCGATGCACAGCAGAAGGCGATGGTCTACGAACTGCGGACCTACACGACGGTCGACGGTCGCCTGGACGCGCTCAACGCCCGCTTCCGTGACTACACGGTGAAGCTGTTCGAAAAGCACGGTATGAAGAACGTGATCTATCTGACCCCGATCGACAAGCCGAACACGCTGGTCTATCTGCTGGCTCACAAGAGCAAGGAGGCCGCTTCGGAGTCCTTCAAGGCTTTTCGCGCCGACGCCGAATGGAACGCCGCCCGCGAAGCGTCCGAGAAAGACGGCAAGATCGTCGAGAAAGTCGAGTCGGTCTTCCTGAACCCGACCGACTACTCCCCCATGAAGTAA
- a CDS encoding ClpP family protease — protein MSRPIRRAPDRFAKKKPAGPAPRPVRPYPAPGGGKSPGEFEPGDARQWELILSGELTDRQGELHQRLIEVPRSSRGVIYFDSCGGSAFIGLALATIIRLRGLKAIGVVTGECSSAALMPLAACDERYATVHSSLLFHPIRWQSEEQVKLEEAEEWARHFRVMERDQDELLARLFGCSVELITTWSRPGRFVTGADLAEAGLAKLIDLFSGDLWVQLAALKRAASSQSPV, from the coding sequence ATGTCCCGCCCCATTCGTCGTGCCCCGGATCGATTCGCCAAGAAGAAGCCTGCGGGGCCGGCGCCGCGACCGGTGCGGCCTTACCCGGCTCCGGGGGGTGGCAAGTCGCCGGGTGAGTTTGAGCCGGGCGACGCCCGACAGTGGGAGCTGATCCTGAGCGGCGAACTGACGGATCGGCAGGGAGAGCTGCACCAGAGGCTGATCGAGGTGCCGCGGTCGTCGCGCGGGGTGATCTACTTCGACTCCTGCGGCGGGAGCGCCTTCATTGGGCTGGCGCTGGCGACGATCATCCGGCTGCGCGGGCTGAAAGCGATCGGCGTGGTGACCGGGGAATGCAGTTCGGCCGCGTTGATGCCCCTGGCGGCCTGCGACGAGCGTTATGCGACAGTTCATTCGTCGCTGCTGTTTCATCCGATCCGCTGGCAGAGCGAGGAGCAGGTGAAGCTGGAAGAGGCGGAAGAGTGGGCCCGGCACTTTCGGGTGATGGAGCGAGACCAGGATGAGCTGCTCGCCCGGCTGTTCGGCTGCAGCGTCGAGCTGATTACAACATGGTCCCGTCCCGGACGATTCGTCACGGGAGCGGATCTTGCGGAAGCCGGTCTGGCGAAGCTGATCGACCTCTTCAGCGGCGACCTGTGGGTCCAACTGGCGGCCCTGAAGCGGGCCGCCAGCAGCCAGTCGCCGGTTTGA
- a CDS encoding GTPase family protein, translating into MRRWQLVLVATLLLLPIVAIAGFGAWQLWQSGWWFWLAWSLPFCWGLGWLLARRWKVLQPIQWPDTPKLHWTPQDEGASQLIVREQERVAQLTARELLQPAFYTEEVQRLAALLGAHYRPKSASPVDHLSVLELLAVVQLSTEDLETWLRTYVPGSHLVTVGQWKLLSKAPGWWQVASNTAWAASIVMNPLNLGRFLASRYAVDPLSKQLQQNLLGTVAMLFVRQTGFYLIELNSGRLRGGAAEYRAWQRKLAGDSPAGAVRSEDGTGGKLPVTRETAAETASEPVTVTIAVVGQVKAGKSSLINCLLGEEQAIVDVLPATAAVQRYQLPLPECDERLVLLDTPGYSDAGATREQLAAAKAAAQEADLMLLVLEARSPARAADRDLLERLAAWYAEQPRLKPPPVLVVVNKIDLLNPPLDWTPPYNWQEPSRPKEQNIRGAVEYANEVLGKFTEGAVATATDRERGRVTGVSDQLLPAIAELVDEARATTLVKALHRRLDQDRWRAVWRQVRDAGRNWHAIWQALSQPKS; encoded by the coding sequence ATGCGACGCTGGCAACTCGTGCTGGTTGCGACCCTGCTGCTGCTGCCGATCGTGGCGATCGCCGGATTCGGCGCGTGGCAGCTCTGGCAGAGCGGCTGGTGGTTCTGGCTCGCGTGGTCGCTGCCGTTCTGCTGGGGCCTGGGGTGGCTGCTGGCCCGGCGCTGGAAGGTGCTGCAACCGATCCAGTGGCCCGACACGCCCAAGCTGCACTGGACGCCCCAGGATGAAGGAGCGTCGCAACTGATCGTCCGCGAACAGGAACGCGTCGCGCAGTTAACCGCCAGAGAGCTGCTGCAACCGGCGTTTTATACCGAGGAAGTCCAGCGGCTGGCGGCGCTGCTGGGGGCCCACTATCGACCGAAGTCGGCGTCGCCCGTGGACCATCTGTCCGTGCTGGAACTGCTGGCGGTCGTCCAGCTTTCGACCGAAGATCTGGAGACCTGGCTGCGAACCTACGTCCCTGGCAGCCACCTGGTGACCGTCGGGCAATGGAAACTGCTGTCCAAGGCGCCGGGCTGGTGGCAGGTGGCAAGCAACACCGCCTGGGCAGCGTCGATCGTGATGAATCCGCTGAATCTCGGAAGGTTTCTGGCGTCGCGATACGCCGTCGATCCGCTGTCGAAACAGCTCCAGCAGAACTTGCTGGGGACGGTCGCGATGCTCTTTGTGCGGCAGACGGGGTTCTATCTGATCGAACTCAACAGCGGCCGACTGCGGGGTGGCGCGGCCGAGTATCGCGCCTGGCAGAGGAAGCTGGCGGGGGATTCTCCGGCTGGTGCGGTTCGGTCTGAAGACGGCACTGGCGGCAAGCTGCCAGTGACCCGCGAAACGGCTGCCGAGACTGCATCGGAGCCGGTGACGGTCACAATTGCCGTCGTGGGCCAGGTGAAGGCCGGGAAATCGAGCCTGATCAACTGCCTGCTGGGTGAAGAACAGGCAATCGTCGACGTGCTGCCGGCGACCGCCGCCGTCCAGCGATACCAGTTGCCGTTGCCGGAGTGCGACGAGCGGCTGGTGCTGCTGGATACGCCCGGCTACTCGGACGCGGGTGCGACCCGAGAGCAACTCGCCGCGGCAAAGGCGGCGGCGCAGGAAGCGGACCTGATGCTGCTGGTTCTGGAAGCGCGATCACCCGCTCGCGCGGCGGATCGCGATCTGCTGGAACGGCTGGCCGCGTGGTACGCGGAGCAACCCCGACTGAAACCGCCGCCGGTGCTGGTGGTTGTCAACAAGATCGACCTGCTGAATCCCCCGCTCGACTGGACGCCTCCCTACAACTGGCAGGAGCCTTCGCGCCCCAAGGAACAGAACATTCGCGGGGCCGTCGAATATGCGAACGAGGTCCTGGGAAAGTTCACGGAAGGCGCCGTTGCGACGGCCACAGATCGGGAACGGGGGCGTGTGACGGGAGTTTCGGACCAGTTGTTGCCGGCGATCGCCGAGCTGGTGGATGAAGCCCGGGCGACGACGCTGGTGAAGGCCCTGCACCGCCGACTGGACCAGGATCGCTGGCGGGCGGTCTGGCGGCAGGTGCGCGACGCCGGCCGGAACTGGCACGCGATCTGGCAGGCATTGAGCCAGCCGAAGAGCTGA
- a CDS encoding class I SAM-dependent methyltransferase, translating to MTPSTPSAPRGSILNDLRILWHLAAARVTGNTHEERLESFYKGQAHGYDAFRRRMLHGRPELFQHLTPVPGGVWVDLGAGTGENAEHWGPRLQEFGRAYLVDLSSSLLKVADERIRERGWTNVATVHADATKFVPPEGAADLVTMSYSLTMIPDWFSAVEQAWRILKPGGTLAIVDFFVSRKYPAGGLVKHRWSTRTFWQLWFASDNVFLNPDHIPFLQSRLETAYLEQRRGKMPYLPFVRAPYYLFVGRKPV from the coding sequence GTGACTCCGTCGACTCCGTCCGCACCGCGCGGCAGCATTCTGAACGACCTGCGGATCCTGTGGCACCTGGCGGCCGCCCGCGTCACCGGCAATACCCACGAAGAACGGCTGGAGAGTTTTTACAAAGGGCAGGCGCACGGTTACGACGCCTTCCGTCGGCGAATGCTGCACGGCCGGCCGGAACTGTTCCAGCATTTGACGCCTGTCCCGGGGGGAGTCTGGGTCGACCTGGGAGCTGGGACGGGGGAAAACGCCGAGCACTGGGGACCGCGGCTGCAGGAATTTGGCCGGGCGTATCTGGTCGACCTGTCGTCGTCGCTGCTGAAGGTGGCTGACGAACGGATCCGCGAGAGGGGCTGGACGAATGTCGCCACGGTCCACGCCGATGCCACGAAGTTCGTGCCGCCCGAGGGAGCGGCGGACCTCGTCACCATGTCGTATTCGCTGACGATGATCCCCGACTGGTTCTCGGCGGTCGAGCAGGCCTGGCGGATTCTCAAGCCGGGTGGAACGCTGGCGATTGTGGACTTTTTTGTGTCGCGGAAGTATCCCGCCGGGGGCCTGGTGAAACACCGCTGGTCGACTCGGACGTTCTGGCAGCTCTGGTTTGCCAGCGACAATGTGTTCCTGAATCCGGATCACATTCCGTTTCTGCAGAGCCGGCTGGAGACCGCATATCTCGAACAGCGGCGGGGCAAGATGCCGTACCTGCCGTTCGTACGGGCGCCCTACTATCTGTTTGTGGGTCGCAAACCGGTTTAG
- a CDS encoding PmoA family protein translates to MQRSSWTSWMGRCLVGVGLLFAAGATQAQVTLERQDQTVAVKIDGKDFTTYHFSSDLPKPYFSPVMAADGAVVTRPINDPADKDHPHHKGIWTSVDEVNKIKFWAEKGKIVNAGVELVTPSGNPAVMKVVNHWLGEDGKPVLVETTKISIHANRLMVFEIALAKGEAPVEFEDTKEGLFGVRVATSMREKVGGTILNAAGETTMKNCWGKPSPWVDYSGPVAEKTYGVAIFDSPKNFRPSRHHVRDYGLFSVSPFGEGAYQNDASKKQLVHLDDQHPSLKLTYGIYIHSGDAAAGKVAETYGEFVKLLK, encoded by the coding sequence GTGCAGCGCAGCTCGTGGACGTCGTGGATGGGTCGGTGTCTCGTCGGTGTCGGTCTTCTTTTCGCCGCAGGGGCGACTCAAGCACAAGTAACGCTTGAACGGCAGGACCAGACCGTCGCGGTCAAAATCGACGGCAAGGACTTTACGACCTACCACTTTTCCAGCGATCTGCCGAAGCCGTACTTTTCCCCGGTGATGGCCGCCGACGGCGCCGTCGTCACCCGGCCGATCAATGATCCGGCCGACAAGGACCACCCCCACCACAAGGGGATCTGGACCTCGGTCGACGAGGTCAACAAAATCAAGTTCTGGGCCGAGAAAGGGAAGATCGTCAACGCCGGCGTCGAACTGGTCACGCCCTCCGGCAACCCCGCGGTCATGAAGGTCGTCAACCACTGGCTCGGCGAAGACGGCAAACCGGTGCTCGTCGAAACCACGAAAATCTCCATCCACGCCAACCGCCTGATGGTCTTCGAGATCGCGCTCGCCAAGGGCGAGGCGCCGGTCGAATTCGAAGACACCAAAGAAGGCCTGTTCGGCGTCCGCGTCGCGACCAGCATGCGGGAAAAAGTCGGCGGCACAATCCTCAACGCCGCCGGCGAAACGACGATGAAAAACTGCTGGGGCAAACCCAGCCCGTGGGTCGACTACAGTGGTCCCGTCGCGGAGAAGACCTACGGCGTGGCGATCTTCGATTCGCCGAAGAACTTCCGTCCGTCCCGCCACCACGTCCGCGACTACGGCCTGTTCAGCGTCAGCCCGTTCGGCGAAGGCGCCTACCAGAACGACGCCTCCAAGAAGCAGCTCGTCCATCTCGACGATCAGCACCCGTCACTGAAGCTGACCTACGGCATCTACATCCACTCCGGAGACGCCGCCGCCGGCAAGGTCGCCGAGACCTACGGCGAGTTCGTGAAGCTCCTCAAGTAG